In Asterias rubens chromosome 15, eAstRub1.3, whole genome shotgun sequence, a genomic segment contains:
- the LOC117300270 gene encoding SH3 domain-binding protein 5-like, producing MAETEQQGARLDPRIKGELDKLNSTSEEINSLEKELDDARQQFRVTLTESSYKLNEAAKRCGKAVKKAKSYHEARIKAHKAQEKVQEAAHTYQRAVGMFQAAKETITIAEETSMQGRKKRDFDSALQEMLNHATLKLNSAEHEKLRGQKEHAQLSQAYERSQVKVEQLGKKLRKSIGKSAAYYDLRDAFYSRLENLKDSVDKLQKMLAKSKKRYREALRNLEMISEDIHHSRRQQSDAAPTLQERSSGVGAESDQIGPKRGSDQDEEEEGNLEKVADLDTNENSIRTHPFSNPSQGGNSFRSASFSNSNRTSSFSDPGGNSIRSSSFSYSFRTSSFSSPIASGGIDEAEDPTSSYSTSPEDDVPQSPLLTEHGLPTLRREDSMNDPDFYSSEKAIAKLPGLLPEDQELIEATCRGYKSFDAELTEEEVTVLGKGASGPPVIVVESPEGVIGEPVEDEIEEVEVYEPEEIEMSELQNVESGSNEGGDFSVAESSVEVITIEQETRLNGVIDDISPEQSEGEISDEENAGQDTPTEKHSAVNSEPVSLDESHISVVNNQEDQDDHRQRAPSVGVKKQIQEDFDFSDPLPTSPIQQIQAAELERPGSPALFRYRADKHTEDVHEPDDTMAINTSLPIIPVDDVVITSANENQNCDEAEC from the exons GGTGAGCTAGATAAATTGAACAGCACCTCGGAAGAGATTAACAGTCTGGAGAAGGAACTGGAT GATGCCAGACAACAGTTTCGGGTAACTTTGACGGAGTCGTCTTACAAGTTGAACGAAGCCGCCAAGCGATGTGGCAAGGCCGTAAAAAAAGCCAAGTCGTATCATGAAGCTCGAATAAAGGCACATAAG GCACAAGAGAAGGTGCAAGAGGCAGCACACACGTACCAAAGAGCCGTCGGGATGTTCCAAGCAGCCAAAGAGACGATCACGATCGCTGAGGAGACATCAATGCAGGGAAGGAAGAAACGAGATTTCGACTCGGCCCTGCAGGAGATGCTGAACCATGCCACACTCAAG CTCAACTCAGCCGAGCATGAGAAGCTTCGAGGACAGAAGGAGCATGCGCAGTTGTCGCAGGCATACGAACGGTCACAGGTCAAAGTTGAGCAGCTGGGGAAGAAACTTCGCAAGAGCATCGGAAAGTCGGC AGCATACTACGATCTGAGAGACGCTTTCTACTCCCGCCTAGAAAACCTAAAAGACTCGGTGGATAAACTTCAGAAGATGCTAGCCAAGAGCAAGAAGCGGTACCGGGAGGCACTACGGAACCTCGAGATGATCTCGGAAGACATTCACCACAGCAGACGGCAACAGTCGGATGCTGCTCCAACCCTACAGGAGAGAAGTTCAGGGGTTGGGGCTGAAAGTGATCAGATCGGACCCAAAAGAGGGAGCGATCAGGACGAAGAAGAAGAGGGGAACTTGGAAAAAG TGGCCGACCTCGACACCAACGAAAACTCGATTCGTACACACCCCTTCTCTAATCCATCACAAGGAGGAAACTCATTTCGTTCAGCATCTTTCTCTAACTCGAATCGTACATCATCCTTCTCTGATCCAGGAGGAAACTCGATTCGCTCATCCTCATTCTCATATTCGTTTCGTACATCATCCTTCTCTAGCCCCATAGCATCAGGAGGAATCGATGAAGCTGAAGATCCGACCTCTTCGTACTCGACGTCCCCCGAGGATGACGTGCCCCAGTCCCCCTTACTGACCGAGCACGGTCTGCCAACCCTACGCCGAGAAGATAGCATGAACGACCCAGACTTCTACAGCTCAGAGAAAGCCATTGCCAAACTGCCCGGCTTACTTCCAGAGGACCAAGAACTGATCGAGGCAACTTGCAGAGGATACAAATCTTTCGATGCTGAACTGACCGAAGAGGAGGTGACAGTGCTAGGGAAAGGCGCATCAGGACCCCCGGTAATCGTGGTCGAATCCCCGGAGGGAGTCATAGGCGAGCCGGTGGAAGACGAAATTGAAGAAGTTGAAGTTTACGAACCGGAAGAAATCGAAATGTCCGAGTTGCAAAATGTTGAAAGCGGTTCAAACGAGGGTGGTGACTTTTCCGTGGCGGAAAGCAGTGTTGAAGTCATAACCATTGAGCAGGAGACACGACTTAATGGTGTCATTGATGACATATCACCCGAGCAAAGCGAGGGCGAAATATCCGATGAGGAAAATGCTGGTCAAGATACACCTACAGAAAAACACTCTGCTGTAAACTCAGAGCCGGTCTCTCTCGACGAATCTCACATCAGTGTTGTCAACAACCAAGAAGATCAGGACGACCATAGACAGAGAGCACCATCAGTAGGAGTTAAGAAACAAATCCAAGAAGATTTTGATTTTTCAGATCCCCTACCGACAAGTCCAATTCAGCAAATTCAAGCAGCTGAACTAGAAAGGCCTGGTTCCCCTGCTCTTTTCCGCTACCGCGCAGACAAACACACAGAAGACGTCCACGAACCAGACGACACAATGGCGATTAACACATCACTACCCATCATTCCAGTCGATGACGTAGTTATAACATCAGCCAATGAGAATCAGAATTGTGATGAAGCCGAATGTTGA
- the LOC117300001 gene encoding double-stranded RNA-specific editase 1-like isoform X2: MANCKTAVSILQEHCAQLGMTPIYNTISQEGLSHQPKFTISCTAGPTVGTGDGVSKKCAKQAAAEAVLQQWEVEIPKIDSAKAESVDNHNPVGELQELVTFLGWRKPEYNEIEETGPPHDRSFVVSVTVGKFEEKGTDKSKRLAKRSAARAMLETIKALPPDTDPGIEPGTTKPKKKAAPASSKTSACTLQNATGDNITRLCSHPLDFQDPTEVKDDFEPPSHKNPVQMLNEMNIAPLAFVVDSRDGPPHDPVYQLSVIVEGKSFSTRSRKKQTAKEELARKALLDVFGIVSTSNGRPSIALKPTPSDCYSIWPGKEYSWADHIQNIIEQKLREVTFHAGQMRYVKYKVLSGIVQTSGTIESSKVICIATGSKCPLANDPDTKGKVLYDCHAEVIAHRCLKRYLLDQLKKHQNDPTSSVFVGGSSGMLQLKEGVQFHLYISCPPCGDAASFIKDASKKKTGDTHPHRGARGILRAKIKQGESTIPLTGKALTAPERLFAMTCSDKVASWNVLGVQGALLSKIIAPVYLSSVVLGMQCHYDHLPRALYGRLTDLPTLPRGFILNKPLMVGTTKPSLYLFGISPSSKSPSFGINWIEGNKDIEVITTETGLTKDGVASCVSKKEIFNTYLSIMENSHSRQRATDSPQKDQKRGSGSRKSKQGKKNVVPQPEPKGPRTYKEEKKTADAYQQCKVIMKATFLSEGLGRWLVKPTTCDEFFSDS, encoded by the exons ATGGCCAACTGTAAGACAGCAGTCAGCATTCTGCAGGAGCATTGTGCCCAATTAGGAATGACGCCCATTTACAACACCATCAGCCAAGAGGGTCTCTCCCACCAACCTAAATTCACCATAAGCTGCACTGCTGGGCCTACTGTTGGAACAG GTGATGGTGTGAGTAAGAAGTGCGCAAAACAAGCTGCAGCAGAAGCAGTTCTTCAACAATGGGAAGTAGAGATTCCAAAGATTGATAGCGCTAAAGCAGAATC TGTAGACAACCACAATCCTGTAGGAGAGCTGCAGGAGTTGGTGACCTTCCTAGGCTGGAGGAAACCCGAGTACAATGAGATTGAGGAGACTGGCCCGCCCCATGACAGAAGCTTTGTAGTATCTGTCACTGTAGGAAAGTTTGAGGAGAAAG GGACGGATAAAAGCAAGCGTCTTGCTAAACGTTCAGCAGCGAGGGCCATGCTGGAAACGATCAAAGCACTTCCGCCTGATACAGAcccaggaatcgaaccaggaACCACAAAACCAAAG AAGAAGGCAGCACCAGCATCTTCCAAGACTTCAGCTTGTACCCTGCAGAATGCCACTGGAGATAACATCACTAGACTCTGCTCTCATCCACTGGACTTCCAAG ATCCTACAGAAGTTAAAGATGATTTCGAACCGCCTTCTCACAAGAACCCAGTCCAGATGCTAAACGAAATGAACATTGCTCCTTTGGCATTCGTTGTCGACAGTCGAGATGGACCTCCACATGATCCAGTCTACCAGCTAAGTGTGATCGTTGAAGGAAAGAGTTTCTCAACACGAAGCAGGAAGAAACAAACTGCAAAGGAAGAGCTGGCCAGAAAGGCTCTCCTAGATGTGTTTGGCATCGTGTCGACCAGTAATGGTCGTCCATCAATTGCTCTGAAGCCAACACCAAGTGACTGTTATTCAATCTGGCCAGGGAAAGAGTACTCTTGGGCAGACCATATCCAGAACATAATCGAACAAAAGCTTCGAGAAGTCACCTTCCATGCTGGCCAGATGAGATATGTGAAATACAAGGTCCTATCGGGTATTGTGCAGACCTCAGGAACCATTGAAAGTTCAAAGGTCATTTGTATAGCAACAGGTTCAAAGTGTCCCTTGGCTAATGATCCTGACACAAAGGGCAAGGTTTTATATGATTGTCACGCAGAAGTTATAGCGCACCGTTGTCTGAAGAGGTACCTTTTAGACCAGCTGAAGAAGCATCAGAATGATCCCACATCCTCTGTTTTTGTTGGTGGCAGCAGTGGGATGCTACAACTTAAGGAAGGTGTTCAGTTTCATCTGTATATTAGTTGCCCACCCTGTGGAGATGCTGCAAGCTTTATAAAAGACGCGAGCAAGAAGAAAACCGGCGACACCCATCCACACCGGGGAGCAAGAGGCATTCTCCGTGCAAAAATCAAACAGGGTGAAAGTACAATTCCGTTAACAGGGAAAGCTTTGACAGCCCCAGAGCGCCTCTTTGCAATGACCTGCAGCGACAAGGTTGCAAGTTGGAATGTCCTAGGTGTACAAGGTGCACTGTTGAGCAAGATCATTGCCCCAGTGTACTTGTCCAGTGTTGTTCTTGGCATGCAGTGCCACTACGACCACCTCCCGAGAGCTCTCTACGGACGCCTCACAGACCTCCCAACCTTGCCAAGAGGCTTCATACTAAACAAGCCTCTCATGGTTGGTACCACTAAACCAAGTCTGTACCTCTTCGGCATTTCTCCATCCTCCAAATCGCCTAGCTTTGGAATCAACTGGATAGAGGGTAATAAAGACATTGAAGTAATCACAACGGAGACGGGGTTGACTAAGGATGGCGTTGCATCCTGTGTATCTAAGAAGGAAATCTTCAACACCTACTTGAGCATTATGGAGAATTCTCACTCAAGGCAGCGCGCCACAGATTCACCTCAGAAGGACCAGAAGAGGGGGAGTGGATCCCGAAAAAGTAAACAGGGTAAAAAGAATGTAGTTCCTCAACCTGAACCCAAGGGACCGAGAACGTACAAGGAAGAGAAGAAAACAGCTGATGCTTACCAACAGTGTAAGGTTATCATGAAGGCTACATTTCTATCTGAAGGGTTGGGTCGGTGGCTCGTCAAACCAACAACTTGTGATGAGTTCTTCAGTGACTCTTAA
- the LOC117300001 gene encoding double-stranded RNA-specific editase 1-like isoform X1 encodes MANCKTAVSILQEHCAQLGMTPIYNTISQEGLSHQPKFTISCTAGPTVGTGDGVSKKCAKQAAAEAVLQQWEVEIPKIDSAKAESVDNHNPVGELQELVTFLGWRKPEYNEIEETGPPHDRSFVVSVTVGKFEEKGTDKSKRLAKRSAARAMLETIKALPPDTDPGIEPGTTKPKKKAAPASSKTSACTLQNATGDNITRLCSHPLDFQDSQSCHILQLVAEEQQFQLRYIELKERSLKNLLQCLVELKTSPIAVCQGTGQTEDEARSNAARNALYYIKTMACKQNNHDPTEVKDDFEPPSHKNPVQMLNEMNIAPLAFVVDSRDGPPHDPVYQLSVIVEGKSFSTRSRKKQTAKEELARKALLDVFGIVSTSNGRPSIALKPTPSDCYSIWPGKEYSWADHIQNIIEQKLREVTFHAGQMRYVKYKVLSGIVQTSGTIESSKVICIATGSKCPLANDPDTKGKVLYDCHAEVIAHRCLKRYLLDQLKKHQNDPTSSVFVGGSSGMLQLKEGVQFHLYISCPPCGDAASFIKDASKKKTGDTHPHRGARGILRAKIKQGESTIPLTGKALTAPERLFAMTCSDKVASWNVLGVQGALLSKIIAPVYLSSVVLGMQCHYDHLPRALYGRLTDLPTLPRGFILNKPLMVGTTKPSLYLFGISPSSKSPSFGINWIEGNKDIEVITTETGLTKDGVASCVSKKEIFNTYLSIMENSHSRQRATDSPQKDQKRGSGSRKSKQGKKNVVPQPEPKGPRTYKEEKKTADAYQQCKVIMKATFLSEGLGRWLVKPTTCDEFFSDS; translated from the exons ATGGCCAACTGTAAGACAGCAGTCAGCATTCTGCAGGAGCATTGTGCCCAATTAGGAATGACGCCCATTTACAACACCATCAGCCAAGAGGGTCTCTCCCACCAACCTAAATTCACCATAAGCTGCACTGCTGGGCCTACTGTTGGAACAG GTGATGGTGTGAGTAAGAAGTGCGCAAAACAAGCTGCAGCAGAAGCAGTTCTTCAACAATGGGAAGTAGAGATTCCAAAGATTGATAGCGCTAAAGCAGAATC TGTAGACAACCACAATCCTGTAGGAGAGCTGCAGGAGTTGGTGACCTTCCTAGGCTGGAGGAAACCCGAGTACAATGAGATTGAGGAGACTGGCCCGCCCCATGACAGAAGCTTTGTAGTATCTGTCACTGTAGGAAAGTTTGAGGAGAAAG GGACGGATAAAAGCAAGCGTCTTGCTAAACGTTCAGCAGCGAGGGCCATGCTGGAAACGATCAAAGCACTTCCGCCTGATACAGAcccaggaatcgaaccaggaACCACAAAACCAAAG AAGAAGGCAGCACCAGCATCTTCCAAGACTTCAGCTTGTACCCTGCAGAATGCCACTGGAGATAACATCACTAGACTCTGCTCTCATCCACTGGACTTCCAAG ACTCCCAAAGCTGCCATATTCTGCAACTAGTAGCAGAGGAGCAACAGTTTCAGCTCAGATACATTGAGCTGAAGGAGCGAAGTCTCAAGAACCTTCTTCAATGTCTAGTGGAATTGAAAACGTCCCCCATCGCTGTGTGTCAGGGTACTGGTCAAACTGAGGACGAGGCTCGTTCCAATGCCGCCCGTAATGCTTTGTATTACATAAAGACAATGGCGTGCAAGCAAAATAATCATG ATCCTACAGAAGTTAAAGATGATTTCGAACCGCCTTCTCACAAGAACCCAGTCCAGATGCTAAACGAAATGAACATTGCTCCTTTGGCATTCGTTGTCGACAGTCGAGATGGACCTCCACATGATCCAGTCTACCAGCTAAGTGTGATCGTTGAAGGAAAGAGTTTCTCAACACGAAGCAGGAAGAAACAAACTGCAAAGGAAGAGCTGGCCAGAAAGGCTCTCCTAGATGTGTTTGGCATCGTGTCGACCAGTAATGGTCGTCCATCAATTGCTCTGAAGCCAACACCAAGTGACTGTTATTCAATCTGGCCAGGGAAAGAGTACTCTTGGGCAGACCATATCCAGAACATAATCGAACAAAAGCTTCGAGAAGTCACCTTCCATGCTGGCCAGATGAGATATGTGAAATACAAGGTCCTATCGGGTATTGTGCAGACCTCAGGAACCATTGAAAGTTCAAAGGTCATTTGTATAGCAACAGGTTCAAAGTGTCCCTTGGCTAATGATCCTGACACAAAGGGCAAGGTTTTATATGATTGTCACGCAGAAGTTATAGCGCACCGTTGTCTGAAGAGGTACCTTTTAGACCAGCTGAAGAAGCATCAGAATGATCCCACATCCTCTGTTTTTGTTGGTGGCAGCAGTGGGATGCTACAACTTAAGGAAGGTGTTCAGTTTCATCTGTATATTAGTTGCCCACCCTGTGGAGATGCTGCAAGCTTTATAAAAGACGCGAGCAAGAAGAAAACCGGCGACACCCATCCACACCGGGGAGCAAGAGGCATTCTCCGTGCAAAAATCAAACAGGGTGAAAGTACAATTCCGTTAACAGGGAAAGCTTTGACAGCCCCAGAGCGCCTCTTTGCAATGACCTGCAGCGACAAGGTTGCAAGTTGGAATGTCCTAGGTGTACAAGGTGCACTGTTGAGCAAGATCATTGCCCCAGTGTACTTGTCCAGTGTTGTTCTTGGCATGCAGTGCCACTACGACCACCTCCCGAGAGCTCTCTACGGACGCCTCACAGACCTCCCAACCTTGCCAAGAGGCTTCATACTAAACAAGCCTCTCATGGTTGGTACCACTAAACCAAGTCTGTACCTCTTCGGCATTTCTCCATCCTCCAAATCGCCTAGCTTTGGAATCAACTGGATAGAGGGTAATAAAGACATTGAAGTAATCACAACGGAGACGGGGTTGACTAAGGATGGCGTTGCATCCTGTGTATCTAAGAAGGAAATCTTCAACACCTACTTGAGCATTATGGAGAATTCTCACTCAAGGCAGCGCGCCACAGATTCACCTCAGAAGGACCAGAAGAGGGGGAGTGGATCCCGAAAAAGTAAACAGGGTAAAAAGAATGTAGTTCCTCAACCTGAACCCAAGGGACCGAGAACGTACAAGGAAGAGAAGAAAACAGCTGATGCTTACCAACAGTGTAAGGTTATCATGAAGGCTACATTTCTATCTGAAGGGTTGGGTCGGTGGCTCGTCAAACCAACAACTTGTGATGAGTTCTTCAGTGACTCTTAA